The following are from one region of the Corylus avellana chromosome ca1, CavTom2PMs-1.0 genome:
- the LOC132167236 gene encoding SKP1-like protein 1A yields MSSTLCCSFAKNVTLRSSDGQTFEVEEAAAQVSQTIKRMIEDGCTGSVIPVPNLTGPVLALVIEYFKKHSPPSDGCPTALLEMEIKDWDAKFVAVDNDTLLDLTLAAHYLEIQGLLDLTCHRVADILNDNSVEKIREIFHIKNDFTPEEEAEERSKIQWAFE; encoded by the exons ATGTCGTCTACGCTGTGTTGTTCGTTTGCAAAGAACGTTACCCTGAGAAGCTCGGACGGGCAGACCTTCGAGGTGGAGGAGGCGGCGGCGCAGGTGTCACAGACCATCAAGAGAATGATCGAGGATGGCTGCACGGGCAGCGTGATCCCCGTGCCCAACCTGACCGGCCCCGTCCTCGCCCTCGTCATTGAGTACTTCAAGAAGCATAGCCCGCCCTCCGACGGCTGTCCGACCGCGCTCCTAGAAATGGAGATCAAGGACTGGGACGCCAAATTCGTCGCCGTTGACAACGACACCCTCTTAGACCTCACCCTC GCTGCACACTATCTGGAAATTCAGGGCCTGCTGGATTTGACCTGCCATAGAGTGGCGGATATTCTGAACGACAATTCGGTAGAAAAAATACGCGAGATATTTCACATCAAGAATGATTTCACTCCGGAAGAAGAAGCAGAGGAACGGAGCAAGATTCAGTGGGCATTCGAATGA
- the LOC132184428 gene encoding glycerate dehydrogenase, which produces MAKPVSIEVWNPNGKYRVVSTKSMPGTRWINLLIEQDCRVEICTQKKTILSVEDIIALIGDKCDGVIGQLTEDWGEALFSALRRAGGTAFSNMAVGYNNVDINAANKYGVAVGNTPGVLTETTAELAASLSLAAARRIVEADGFMRAGLYDGWLPHLYVGNLLKGQTVGVIGAGRIGSAYARMMVEGFKMNLIYYDLYQSTRLEKFVTAYGEFLKANGEKPVTWKRAASMEEVLREADVISLHPVLDKTTYHLINKERLAIMKKEAILVNCSRGPVVDEVALVEHLRENPMFRVGLDVFEDEPYMKPGLADMKNAIVVPHIASASKWTREGMATLAALNVLGKIKGYPVWYDPNRVEPFLNENVPPPAASPSIVNSKTLGLPVSKL; this is translated from the exons ATGGCCAAACCTGTTTCGATTGAGGTGTGGAACCCAAATGGAAAATACAGAGTTGTTAGCACAAAGTCCATGCCAGGAACTCGCTGGATCAATCTATTGATTGAACAGGATTGTCGGGTCGaa ATATGTACGCAAAAGAAAACTATATTGTCTGTTGAAGATATCATTGCTTTGATTGGCGATAAGTGCGACGGAGTGATTGGTCAG TTGACAGAAGACTGGGGAGAGGCACTGTTTTCGGCATTGCGCAGAGCAGGAGGCACAGCTTTCAGTAACATGGCTGTTGGTTATAACAACGTTGATATCAATGCTGCTAACAAGTATGGTGTTGCTGTTGGAAACACTCCT GGAGTACTTACAGAGACAACGGCAGAGCTGGCAGCTTCACTTTCTTTAGCAGCTGCAAGAAGAATAGTTGAAGCAGATGGGTTCATGAGGGCAGGACTATACGATGGGTGGCTTCCTCATTT ATATGTGGGAAACTTGCTTAAAGGACAGACTGTTGGGGTCATTGGTGCTGGCCGTATTGGATCTGCTTATGCCAGAATGATG GTTGAAGGATTCAAGATGAACCTAATTTATTATGATCTTTACCAGTCCACACGCCTAGAAAAGTTTGTTACAG CTTATGGTGAGTTCCTAAAGGCCAATGGTGAAAAACCAGTGACATGGAAAAGAGCAGCCTCCATGGAAGAGGTGCTCCGAGAGGCAGATGTG ATAAGTCTTCATCCAGTCTTGGACAAAACCACTTATCATCTGATCAACAAAGAAAGACTTGCAATAATGAAGAAG GAAGCAATCCTTGTAAACTGCAGTAGGGGGCCCGTTGTCGATGAAGTAGCTCTTGTGGAACATTTGAGAGAGAATCCCATGTTTCGAGTTGGTCTTGATGTCTTTGAG GATGAGCCCTATATGAAACCTGGGCTTGCTGACATGAAGAATGCCATTGTGGTACCTCACATTGCTTCTGCTTCCAAG TGGACTCGTGAAGGAATGGCAACACTGGCTGCTTTGAATGTACTG GGAAAGATTAAAGGGTATCCAGTTTGGTATGATCCCAATAGGGTGGAACCATTCCTCAATGAGAATGTTCCACCACCAGCAGCAAGTCCAAGCATTGTCAATTCTAAAACCTTGG GTCTACCTGTTTCAAAGCTATAA
- the LOC132184630 gene encoding chloroplast protein FOR GROWTH AND FERTILITY 2 — translation MERLLYSSSPTPFKVHLKSSSFVPRLGRIDSPSLGFLLPTRPKSRRVISLSCKNENPSPSSSCTSSPLNNSQAPSSSRAGSPNGSVPKPHFLKQIEGEASEKRKAITAGTCMVLSALIVILLQPVFAPAAFATFQSAAKAGGPAAAAVGRRLIQTELLSSAWTGFFAGCLHTLSGPDHLAALAPLSIGRTRMESAAVGALWGCGHDAGQVIFGLIFLLLKDRLHIEVIRTWGTRVVGITLLVIGAMGIREASEVPTPCVALENGECDVGVYEALQNPAVGKKKKIGFATFATGIVHGLQPDALMMVVPALALPSRVAGAAFLVMFLVGTVVAMGSYTVFIGSCSQALKDRIPRITEKLTWASSLVAIALGLAIIISQLFGYSLY, via the exons ATGGAAAGGCTTCTGTACTCTTCTTCTCCAACCCCTTTCAAGGTCCATCTAAAATCCTCTTCGTTTGTCCCTCGACTCGGCCGAATTGACTCACCAAGCCTCGGTTTTCTTCTACCAACTCGCCCCAAGTCCAGGCGGGTCATCTCACTCTCTTGCAAAAACGAAAACCcttctccatcttcttcttgCACATCGTCTCCATTGAACAATTCACAAGCTCCGTCCTCTTCCCGGGCCGGCTCGCCAAATGGATCGGTGCCAAAACCCCATTTTCTCAAACAGATCGAGGGCGAGGCTTCTGAGAAACGGAAG GCAATCACTGCTGGGACATGTATGGTACTCTCTGCTCTTATTGTGATTTTACTCCAACCAGTTTTTGCACCAGCGGCTTTTGCAACATTTCAAAGTGCAGCTAAGGCAGGGGGTCCTGCTGCTGCTGCAGTTGGGCGAAGACTGATCCAGACTGAATTACTAAGTAGTGCTTGGACTGGTTTCTTTGCTGGTTGCTTACACACATTATCAGGACCTGATCACCTTGCTGCTTTGGCTCCACTCTCAATTGGCCGTACCCGCATGGAAAGTGCTGCTGTTGGAGCTCTCTGGGGGTGTGGCCATGATGCTGGTCAGGTTATTTTTGGCTTAATATTTCTTCTGCTAAAGGATCGGCTCCACATTGAAGTAATCCGAACTTGGGGCACAAGAGTAGTGGGCATTACTCTTCTTGTTATTGGTGCTATGGGCATTAGGGAAGCTTCAGAAGTCCCCACCCCATGTGTTGCCTTAGAAAATGGTGAGTGTGATGTTGGCGTTTACGAAGCACTCCAAAACCCAGCAgttgggaagaagaagaagattggtTTTGCAACTTTTGCCACTGGGATTGTCCATGGTCTTCAACCAGATGCATTGATGATGGTTGTGCCGGCACTTGCCTTGCCTTCTCGGGTAGCTGGAGCTGCATTTCTTGTTATGTTCTTGGTGGGAACTGTGGTTGCAATGGGGAGCTATACAGTTTTTATAGGTTCATGTAGTCAGGCATTAAAGGATAGGATCCCAAGAATAACTGAGAAACTCACATGGGCTTCTTCCCTTGTAGCAATTGCTCTTGGACTTGCCATTATCATTAGCCAGCTTTTCGGGTATAGCCTATATTGA
- the LOC132183516 gene encoding probable CDP-diacylglycerol--inositol 3-phosphatidyltransferase 2 translates to MAKNTRRRPGKLSVYLYIPNIVGYIRVIMNCIAFAQCFSNKKLFSVLYFFSFVCDGVDGWCARKFNQVSTFGAVLDMITDRISTACLLVILSQVYRPGLIFLSLLALDIASHWLQMYSTFLLGKASHKDVKDSTSWLFKAYYGNRMFMAYCCVACEVLYIILFLIAENQTENLMDVLMSSVKQNSLLACLLALSLFGWAIKQAVNVIQMKTAADICVLYDIDKKQKP, encoded by the exons ATGGCCAAGAATACTAGAAGAAGACCAGGGAAACTATCCGTGTACCTTTACATTCCAAATATCGTTG GATACATAAGGGTCATTATGAACTGCATTGCCTTTGCACAATGCTTCTCCAACAAAAAGCTTTTTTCCGTTCTCTATTTCTTTAG CTTTGTTTGTGATGGCGTGGATGGTTGGTGTGCTCGCAAATTCAATCAag TTTCAACATTTGGAGCTGTTTTGGACATGATAACAGACAG GATTAGCACTGCTTGTCTGTTGGTGATTCTTTCCCAAGTATACAG GCCTGGCTTGATCTTCTTGTCATTGCTTGCCTTAGATATTGCCAGCCACTGGCTCCAAATGTACAG TACTTTCTTGTTAGGCAAAGCTAGTCATAAAGATGTAAAAGACAGTACTAGTTGGCTCTTCAAGGCATACTATGGAAACAGAATGTTTATGGCCTATTGTTGTGTGGCATGTGAG GTTCTTTACATAATCTTGTTTCTTATTGCGGAAAACCAAACTGAAAATTTGATGGAT GTCTTGATGAGTTCTGTAAAACAGAATTCACTTCTTGCTTGTCTACTCGCTTTGAGTTTATTTGGATGGGCAATCAAGCAAGCTGTTAATGTTATACAG ATGAAGACAGCAGCAGATATATGTGTACTTTATGACATCGACAAAAAGCAGAAGCCGTAA
- the LOC132189741 gene encoding probable BOI-related E3 ubiquitin-protein ligase 2 isoform X1: MAIQAQLCSENLGFPSCGAQDWIMENGCGGFGGFNGFSLNLQQKQQLQQQQQHVQQLQYQQQRNQNLFFDNSFIASTLKNNTSATDNSHIHDLPMLYSQGSIASQFEKQRQEIDQYIRLQQNERLRLVLQEQRKQQLAQLLKKIESKTLLFLRQKDEEIAQAAKRTMELEDFLRRLEAENQAWQRVAQENEAMVVSLNNTLEQVKETAPCGFNNGADDAESCCDDNDREQEEAEENRRGLLCEVEQRNMMMVCKGCNFRSSCMLFLPCRHLCSCKACEAFLDSCPVCTTAKKASIEALIF; this comes from the exons ATGGCGATTCAAGCGCAGTTGTGTTCGGAGAATCTTGGGTTTCCGTCGTGCGGGGCGCAAGATTGGATCATGGAAAATGGTTGTGGCGGTTTTGGTGGGTTCAATGggttctctctcaatctccaaCAGAAGCAACAATTGCAACAACAGCAGCAACATGTGCAGCAGCTGCAATATCAGCAGCAGAGGAATCAGAATCTGTTTTTCGACAACAGTTTTATTGCTTCTACTTTAAAAAACAACACCAGCGCCACCGACAACAGCCACATCCACGATCTACCAATGCTGTATTCTCAAGGGTCGATAGCTTCTCAGTTTGAGAAACAGAGGCAGGAGATTGACCAATATATCAGATTACAG CAGAACGAGAGATTGAGATTAGTATTGCAAGAGCAGAGAAAGCAACAACTTGCACAGCTGCTGAAGAAAATCGAATCAAAAACATTGCTTTTCCTAAGACAGAAGGATGAGGAAATTGCACAAGCAGCTAAGAGAACAATGGAGCTCGAAGATTTCTTGAGAAGATTGGAGGCAGAGAACCAAGCGTGGCAGAGAGTGGCTCAAGAAAACGAAGCCATGGTTGTTTCCCTGAATAACACTTTAGAACAGGTTAAAGAAACAGCCCCTTGTGGGTTCAACAACGGGGCAGACGACGCAGAATCTTGCTGTGATGATAATGATAGAGAGCAGGAAGAAGCAGAGGAAAACAGACGAGGATTGTTGTGTGAGGTTGAGCAGAGAAATATGATGATGGTGTGCAAAGGCTGTAATTTTCGGAGTTCGTGCATGTTGTTCCTTCCTTGCAGGCACCTTTGTTCATGCAAAGCTTGTGAGGCTTTTCTCGATTCCTGCCCCGTCTGTACAACGGCAAAGAAGGCCAGCATAGAGGCTTTGATTTTCTAG
- the LOC132189741 gene encoding probable BOI-related E3 ubiquitin-protein ligase 3 isoform X2: MAIQAQLCSENLGFPSCGAQDWIMENGCGGFGGFNGFSLNLQQKQQLQQQQQHVQQLQYQQQRNQNLFFDNSFIASTLKNNTSATDNSHIHDLPMLYSQGSIASQFEKQRQEIDQYIRLQNERLRLVLQEQRKQQLAQLLKKIESKTLLFLRQKDEEIAQAAKRTMELEDFLRRLEAENQAWQRVAQENEAMVVSLNNTLEQVKETAPCGFNNGADDAESCCDDNDREQEEAEENRRGLLCEVEQRNMMMVCKGCNFRSSCMLFLPCRHLCSCKACEAFLDSCPVCTTAKKASIEALIF, translated from the exons ATGGCGATTCAAGCGCAGTTGTGTTCGGAGAATCTTGGGTTTCCGTCGTGCGGGGCGCAAGATTGGATCATGGAAAATGGTTGTGGCGGTTTTGGTGGGTTCAATGggttctctctcaatctccaaCAGAAGCAACAATTGCAACAACAGCAGCAACATGTGCAGCAGCTGCAATATCAGCAGCAGAGGAATCAGAATCTGTTTTTCGACAACAGTTTTATTGCTTCTACTTTAAAAAACAACACCAGCGCCACCGACAACAGCCACATCCACGATCTACCAATGCTGTATTCTCAAGGGTCGATAGCTTCTCAGTTTGAGAAACAGAGGCAGGAGATTGACCAATATATCAGATTACAG AACGAGAGATTGAGATTAGTATTGCAAGAGCAGAGAAAGCAACAACTTGCACAGCTGCTGAAGAAAATCGAATCAAAAACATTGCTTTTCCTAAGACAGAAGGATGAGGAAATTGCACAAGCAGCTAAGAGAACAATGGAGCTCGAAGATTTCTTGAGAAGATTGGAGGCAGAGAACCAAGCGTGGCAGAGAGTGGCTCAAGAAAACGAAGCCATGGTTGTTTCCCTGAATAACACTTTAGAACAGGTTAAAGAAACAGCCCCTTGTGGGTTCAACAACGGGGCAGACGACGCAGAATCTTGCTGTGATGATAATGATAGAGAGCAGGAAGAAGCAGAGGAAAACAGACGAGGATTGTTGTGTGAGGTTGAGCAGAGAAATATGATGATGGTGTGCAAAGGCTGTAATTTTCGGAGTTCGTGCATGTTGTTCCTTCCTTGCAGGCACCTTTGTTCATGCAAAGCTTGTGAGGCTTTTCTCGATTCCTGCCCCGTCTGTACAACGGCAAAGAAGGCCAGCATAGAGGCTTTGATTTTCTAG